A genomic segment from Micromonospora echinaurantiaca encodes:
- a CDS encoding DUF4230 domain-containing protein, whose protein sequence is MARDAGINEPTREFPGYPTGDDLRDRSGAPTEPADGTPPSPGGPARGLLWVLGAAALAVVVLLGVQATGILPDFRNPFAKEQTDRSQPPLLKSIQDLSRYVAAEGNFQVVVDLQNDRRNVPDWLLNQRTLFVGAGSVEAYVDFTKISEGAVVESADGKSVEIKLPAPQLGKTNLDLEKSYVFAEQRGLLNRVGDLVDGDPNRQQQVYQLAEERITAAARDSGLTQRAEENTRKMLEGLLRSLGYEKVTVTYTAP, encoded by the coding sequence ATGGCCCGCGACGCTGGCATCAACGAGCCCACCAGGGAGTTCCCGGGATACCCCACGGGCGACGACCTGCGCGACCGGTCGGGCGCCCCGACCGAGCCGGCCGACGGCACACCGCCGTCACCCGGTGGTCCGGCCCGTGGCCTGCTCTGGGTGCTCGGCGCGGCGGCGCTCGCCGTGGTCGTGCTGCTCGGCGTGCAGGCGACCGGCATCCTGCCGGACTTCCGCAACCCGTTCGCCAAGGAGCAGACCGACCGCAGTCAGCCGCCGCTGCTCAAGTCGATCCAGGATCTCAGCCGTTACGTGGCCGCCGAGGGCAACTTCCAGGTCGTCGTCGACCTGCAGAACGACCGGCGCAACGTGCCGGACTGGCTGCTCAACCAGCGGACGCTCTTCGTCGGGGCGGGCAGCGTCGAGGCGTATGTCGACTTCACCAAGATCTCCGAGGGTGCGGTGGTCGAGTCGGCCGACGGCAAGTCGGTGGAGATCAAGCTGCCGGCGCCCCAGCTCGGCAAGACCAACCTCGACCTGGAGAAGAGCTACGTCTTCGCCGAGCAGCGTGGCCTGCTCAACCGGGTCGGTGACCTGGTCGACGGCGACCCCAACCGCCAGCAGCAGGTCTACCAGCTCGCCGAGGAACGGATCACCGCCGCCGCCCGGGACAGCGGCCTGACCCAGCGGGCCGAGGAGAACACCCGCAAGATGCTGGAGGGCCTCCTCCGCTCCCTCGGCTACGAGAAGGTCACCGTCACCTACACCGCCCCCTGA
- a CDS encoding PspC domain-containing protein, translated as MSRKLVRPRQGRMFAGVCAGLAQRFGTSANFVRLLFLLSLLLPGTQVVVYLVLWILMPNEDR; from the coding sequence ATGAGTCGCAAACTGGTCCGACCCCGCCAGGGACGCATGTTCGCCGGTGTCTGCGCCGGCCTGGCCCAGCGGTTCGGCACGTCCGCCAACTTCGTCCGGCTGCTGTTCCTGCTGTCGCTGCTGCTGCCCGGCACCCAGGTGGTCGTCTACCTGGTGCTTTGGATCCTGATGCCGAACGAGGACCGCTAG
- a CDS encoding L-serine ammonia-lyase: MISVFDLFSVGIGPSSSHTVGPMRAARTFVAGLKADGLLADTTRIQAELFGSLGATGHGHGSDRAVLLGLAGEAPETVDTDSVEPRVARIRAERRISLLDAHEIDFEPDRDLVLHRRRSLPYHPNGMTFAAYDSAGEPVRTRTYYSVGGGFVVDEAAAGADRIKPDTTAVRYPFSTGGELLAVTRETGLSISEVMLANELSWRSEREVRAGLLEIWRVMRECVTRGCERDGVLPGGLKVRRRAAELYRGLMADADPIRSAAGAAGRGAADPLRAMDWVTLFALAVNEENAAGGRVVTAPTNGAAGIIPAVLHYYDRFSPGASEDGVVRFLLAAGAIGVLFKENASISGAEVGCQGEVGSACSMAAAGLAEALGGTPEQVENAAEIGMEHNLGLTCDPVGGLVQIPCIERNAVASIKAITAARLALRGDGVHAVSLDKVIKTMRETGADMKVKYKETARGGLAVNVIEC; this comes from the coding sequence ATGATCAGCGTTTTCGACCTGTTCAGCGTGGGCATCGGGCCGTCCAGCTCGCACACCGTGGGGCCGATGCGGGCCGCGCGCACCTTCGTCGCCGGCCTCAAGGCCGACGGGCTGCTCGCCGACACGACGCGGATCCAGGCGGAGCTGTTCGGCTCGCTGGGCGCCACCGGGCACGGCCACGGCAGCGACCGGGCGGTGCTGCTCGGGCTGGCCGGCGAGGCGCCGGAGACGGTCGACACCGACTCCGTCGAGCCGCGGGTCGCCCGGATCAGGGCGGAACGGCGGATCAGCCTGCTCGACGCGCACGAGATCGACTTCGAGCCGGACCGGGACCTCGTGCTGCACCGCCGCCGGTCGCTGCCGTACCACCCGAACGGGATGACCTTCGCCGCCTACGACTCCGCCGGCGAGCCGGTCCGGACGCGGACGTACTACTCGGTCGGCGGTGGGTTCGTGGTGGACGAGGCGGCCGCCGGGGCGGACCGCATCAAGCCCGACACCACCGCCGTGCGGTACCCCTTCTCCACCGGCGGGGAGCTGCTCGCGGTGACCCGCGAGACCGGACTGTCGATCAGCGAGGTGATGCTCGCCAACGAGCTGTCCTGGCGCAGCGAGCGCGAGGTGCGGGCCGGCCTGCTGGAGATCTGGCGGGTGATGCGGGAGTGCGTCACGCGCGGCTGCGAGCGGGACGGCGTACTCCCCGGTGGGTTGAAGGTCCGGCGGCGGGCGGCCGAGCTGTACCGCGGCCTGATGGCGGACGCGGACCCGATCCGGTCGGCGGCCGGCGCGGCGGGCCGGGGAGCGGCGGACCCGCTGCGGGCGATGGACTGGGTGACCCTGTTCGCCCTCGCGGTCAACGAGGAGAACGCGGCCGGCGGCCGGGTGGTGACCGCCCCGACCAACGGCGCGGCCGGGATCATCCCGGCGGTGCTGCACTACTACGACCGGTTCTCCCCGGGCGCCTCCGAGGACGGGGTGGTGCGTTTCCTGCTCGCCGCCGGCGCGATCGGCGTGCTGTTCAAGGAGAACGCCTCCATCTCCGGTGCCGAGGTGGGCTGCCAGGGCGAGGTCGGGTCGGCCTGCTCGATGGCCGCGGCCGGGCTGGCCGAGGCGCTCGGCGGCACCCCGGAGCAGGTGGAGAACGCCGCCGAGATCGGTATGGAGCACAACCTCGGGCTCACCTGCGACCCGGTCGGTGGCCTGGTGCAGATCCCCTGCATCGAGCGGAACGCGGTGGCTAGCATCAAGGCGATCACCGCCGCCCGGCTGGCGCTGCGCGGCGACGGGGTGCACGCCGTCTCGCTGGACAAGGTCATCAAGACCATGCGGGAGACCGGCGCGGACATGAAGGTGAAGTACAAGGAGACGGCGCGCGGCGGCCTGGCCGTCAACGTGATCGAGTGCTGA
- a CDS encoding ABC transporter permease, translating to MTSGVGALWSHRNSLRILVRRDLAVKYQQSVLGYLWSLIEPLGMGAIYWFVFGVLYSRDTTRHLGEAADSYPLFLITGIFAWMWTSSALSEATNALTGQSRLITTMNVPRQVFPIGRVAGRFAEYAAGLPILVAVALVYAAQGTVTLGWSLLALPLAVTVQAVLLVGLALLLSAFNVLMRDVERFMRLIIRVLFYATPIIYPLSLVRDSDLPGWLKLGYELNPLVGIFQLHHAIWYPAEFPDARLLATTVGGSLLVLLAGWWSFRRLEPAVLKEL from the coding sequence GTGACCTCGGGCGTCGGCGCGTTGTGGTCGCACCGCAATTCGCTGCGCATCCTGGTCAGACGCGACCTCGCCGTGAAGTACCAGCAGTCCGTGCTCGGCTACCTGTGGTCGCTGATCGAGCCGCTCGGCATGGGTGCCATCTACTGGTTCGTCTTCGGCGTGCTCTACTCCCGGGACACCACCCGGCACCTGGGCGAGGCGGCCGACTCGTACCCGCTCTTCCTGATCACCGGCATCTTCGCCTGGATGTGGACCAGCTCCGCGCTGAGCGAGGCGACCAACGCGCTGACCGGCCAGTCGCGGCTGATCACCACGATGAACGTGCCGCGTCAGGTCTTCCCGATCGGCCGGGTCGCCGGCCGGTTCGCCGAGTACGCCGCCGGCCTGCCGATCCTGGTCGCGGTGGCGCTGGTGTACGCGGCGCAGGGCACGGTCACCCTCGGCTGGTCGCTGCTCGCCCTGCCGCTGGCGGTGACCGTGCAGGCGGTGCTGCTGGTCGGGCTGGCGCTGCTGCTGTCGGCGTTCAACGTGCTGATGCGGGACGTCGAGCGGTTCATGCGGCTGATCATCCGGGTGCTCTTCTACGCCACGCCGATCATCTATCCGCTGAGCCTGGTCCGCGACTCCGACCTGCCCGGCTGGCTCAAGCTCGGCTACGAGCTGAACCCGCTGGTCGGCATCTTCCAGCTGCACCACGCGATCTGGTACCCGGCCGAGTTCCCCGACGCCCGGCTGCTCGCCACCACCGTCGGCGGCAGTCTGCTGGTGCTGCTCGCGGGCTGGTGGTCGTTCCGCCGGCTGGAGCCCGCCGTGCTCAAGGAACTGTGA
- a CDS encoding ABC transporter ATP-binding protein — protein MADPIIEAEGLGIRFVRNRRRQLRLRELFIHRGARGAASGQFWPLREVSFAISAGETVGVIGRNGTGKSTLLRLIAGVLIPDEGRIRVRGHVAPLLELSAGFSNDLTGRENLYLVGGLHGLSSSYLKRHFDDIVSFAGEQVERAIDTSVRHYSSGMKVRLGFAIISHLPHPILLMDEVTAVGDAEFRKKCYATIDRLLGEGRTLVLVSHNEKDLTRFCRRGLFLDGGRLSVDGTIAEALDAYHSAVPR, from the coding sequence ATGGCCGACCCGATCATCGAGGCCGAGGGCCTCGGCATCCGGTTCGTCCGCAACCGCCGCCGGCAGTTGCGGCTGCGGGAGCTGTTCATCCACCGTGGCGCCCGGGGCGCGGCGAGCGGGCAGTTCTGGCCGCTGCGCGAGGTGTCGTTCGCGATCTCCGCCGGCGAGACGGTCGGCGTGATCGGCCGCAACGGCACCGGCAAGAGCACGCTGCTGCGGCTGATCGCCGGCGTGCTGATCCCGGACGAGGGCCGGATCCGGGTCCGCGGTCACGTCGCGCCGTTGCTGGAGCTCTCCGCCGGTTTCTCCAACGACCTGACCGGGCGGGAGAACCTGTACCTGGTGGGCGGGCTGCACGGGCTGTCGTCGAGCTACCTGAAGCGGCACTTCGACGACATCGTCTCGTTCGCCGGGGAGCAGGTGGAGCGGGCCATCGACACCTCGGTGCGGCACTACTCGTCGGGGATGAAGGTCCGGCTCGGCTTCGCGATCATCTCCCACCTGCCGCACCCGATCCTGCTGATGGACGAGGTGACAGCGGTCGGGGACGCGGAGTTCCGGAAGAAGTGCTATGCGACGATCGACCGTCTGCTCGGGGAGGGGCGCACTCTGGTGCTGGTGTCACACAACGAAAAGGACCTGACCCGGTTCTGCCGTCGGGGGCTCTTCCTCGACGGCGGCCGGCTGAGCGTCGACGGGACGATCGCCGAGGCGCTGGACGCGTACCACAGCGCGGTCCCGCGGTGA
- a CDS encoding DUF5941 domain-containing protein, protein MPTTTPAASLPGTTGGSLADRLAAQLRRAGAAEVRFAADLDELAALADAATGPVLVTGADLVAHTAVLRHLATSPVGPTVALVLTDPPDAGWVAVREERGQVVDAGPAERLAGEATGIFGGALRVGADDLPVLAAAARAVAAGTAPTVAGPAVDRLFAGLAGLGTLTFAHRVRLLVAHRVTDAAGLAAAAAAVAAVDEDRAELKLSVKERDDFFTTFFVSTWSPYVTKAAARIGLGPTAVTMISVAFAAAAAVLFGVGGRPALVAGAVLLYLGFVLDCVDGQLARYTRHFSAWGGWLDTMADRAKEYLVYAGLGYGATQAGFRYGWALAIAAMTLQTVRHMTDTWYGVLHDEAARRPRPAAGATGGIGGKLDAASTRVQADTGSVSYWLKRTVVFPIGERWALIAVTVALFGPLVSLIAVLTWGVLAFAYTGALRTLRARWMWVPVLDTVDATLHRDDGPLARRLPVLRPMGPLTLAVVAALGSAALLVAALLAVDGGDPGWLRWVLPVALLVLLVGGLGAGAAHNGPLDWLVPAALRAAEYLFAIGVGVVGGVPAWLVFGYVFVLTLHHYDLTARLEKRQAAPPLHPARLGWEGRSALLALAAIVGIAGIGMATLGTYLLVVFVGSVVLAWVVLPARAARATAGLVGAGGRSPG, encoded by the coding sequence CTGCCCACCACCACACCGGCGGCGAGCCTGCCCGGCACGACGGGCGGGTCGCTGGCCGACCGGCTGGCCGCGCAGTTGCGCCGGGCCGGGGCGGCCGAGGTGCGGTTCGCCGCCGACCTGGACGAGCTGGCCGCGCTCGCCGACGCCGCCACCGGGCCGGTGCTCGTCACCGGCGCCGACCTGGTCGCACACACCGCCGTGCTGCGGCACCTGGCCACCAGCCCGGTCGGGCCGACCGTGGCGCTGGTGCTCACCGACCCGCCGGACGCCGGGTGGGTCGCGGTGCGCGAGGAGCGCGGCCAGGTGGTCGACGCCGGGCCGGCGGAGCGGTTGGCCGGCGAGGCCACCGGGATCTTCGGCGGCGCGCTGCGGGTCGGCGCCGACGACCTGCCAGTGCTCGCCGCCGCCGCCCGCGCGGTCGCCGCCGGCACCGCGCCGACGGTCGCCGGGCCCGCCGTGGACCGGCTCTTCGCCGGCCTCGCCGGGCTGGGCACGCTGACCTTCGCCCACCGGGTACGCCTGCTCGTCGCGCACCGGGTCACCGACGCCGCCGGGTTGGCCGCCGCGGCGGCGGCGGTGGCCGCCGTCGACGAGGACCGGGCCGAGCTGAAGCTCTCGGTCAAGGAGCGGGACGACTTCTTCACCACCTTCTTCGTCAGCACCTGGTCGCCGTACGTGACCAAGGCGGCGGCCCGGATCGGGCTCGGCCCGACCGCCGTCACGATGATCTCGGTGGCCTTCGCGGCGGCCGCCGCGGTGCTCTTCGGCGTCGGCGGCCGGCCGGCGCTGGTCGCCGGGGCGGTGCTGCTCTACCTCGGCTTCGTCCTCGACTGCGTGGACGGCCAGCTGGCCCGCTACACCCGGCACTTCAGCGCCTGGGGCGGCTGGCTGGACACGATGGCCGACCGGGCCAAGGAGTACCTGGTCTACGCCGGCCTCGGCTACGGCGCGACCCAGGCCGGGTTCCGGTACGGCTGGGCGCTGGCGATCGCCGCGATGACCCTGCAGACCGTGCGGCACATGACCGACACCTGGTACGGCGTGCTGCACGACGAGGCGGCCCGCCGTCCCCGCCCGGCGGCGGGCGCCACCGGGGGCATCGGCGGGAAGCTCGACGCCGCGTCCACCCGGGTGCAGGCGGACACCGGGTCGGTGTCGTACTGGCTGAAGCGGACGGTGGTGTTCCCGATCGGCGAGCGGTGGGCGCTGATCGCGGTGACCGTGGCGCTGTTCGGCCCGCTGGTCAGCCTGATCGCCGTACTGACCTGGGGGGTGCTGGCGTTCGCGTACACCGGCGCGCTGCGTACCCTGCGGGCCCGCTGGATGTGGGTGCCGGTGCTGGACACGGTCGACGCCACCCTGCACCGCGACGACGGCCCGCTGGCCCGCCGGCTGCCGGTGCTGCGCCCGATGGGGCCGCTCACGCTGGCCGTCGTCGCGGCGCTGGGGTCGGCGGCGCTGTTGGTGGCGGCGCTGCTCGCGGTGGACGGCGGCGACCCGGGCTGGCTGCGCTGGGTGCTGCCGGTCGCGCTGCTGGTGCTGCTGGTCGGCGGTCTCGGTGCCGGCGCGGCGCACAACGGGCCGCTGGACTGGCTGGTGCCGGCCGCGCTGCGGGCCGCCGAGTACCTCTTCGCCATCGGGGTGGGGGTGGTCGGCGGGGTGCCGGCCTGGCTGGTCTTCGGCTACGTCTTCGTGCTCACCCTGCACCACTACGACCTCACCGCCCGGCTGGAGAAGCGGCAGGCCGCGCCGCCGCTGCACCCGGCCAGGCTGGGCTGGGAGGGACGGTCGGCGCTGCTGGCCCTGGCGGCGATCGTCGGAATTGCGGGTATCGGGATGGCTACACTCGGTACGTACCTTCTCGTGGTTTTTGTGGGGAGTGTGGTCCTCGCCTGGGTTGTCCTGCCCGCCCGCGCCGCGCGGGCGACGGCGGGCCTGGTCGGTGCGGGAGGGCGCTCGCCGGGCTGA
- a CDS encoding bifunctional glycosyltransferase/CDP-glycerol:glycerophosphate glycerophosphotransferase: protein MTLISFVVPAFRVQGYLRECLDSILGQPVTDIEVIGVDDCSPDDSGEILAEYAARDQRVQAIRLTENVGLGPARNIGLDRAVGEYVWFVDGDDWLAPDCLVEVAERLRADRPDVLLVDHVRTHWNDTATRSAMAEVFPEPPGAGTFRLRDRPETLHLLHTAWNRLVRRRFLVELGLRFAPGWYEDVSFSYPVLMAAERIAVLDRVCVNYRQRRAGAITRTRGDRHFEVFEQWHRVFRLMDSWGPAVDELRPAVFERMIWHYLTVLGNGQRIAPELRPGFFRQITADYARWVPPDGRPAPAGVEGLKYRLVAAGRWRTFSALRTASQARDAARRTARGTKRRVAPAARHSARTARDAMLRGYYRAELQRPVEETLAVYAAYWYRGYACNPAAVYEAARRLAPQVRGVWIVRRDRVHTLPEGVEYVVAGTPAYHRVLARARWLVNNVNFPDFVRKRPEQVHLQTHHGTPVKVMGLDQQRYPLGAGGMDFAGLLRRVDRWDYSVSSNSFSTQMWERAYPAAYTTLEVGYPRNDRLVTATAEEVRRVRADLGLGDGERVVLYAPTHREHLPGYRPPFDPDRFLDVLSPTGRLLMRSHYFHDRDRRARRPVYRDRIRDVSAHPRVEDLYLAADVLVTDYSSAMFDYAVLDRPIVVYAPDWDAYRLARGVYFDVTAEPPGAVARTFADLLDLFRSGEYGSDAAGKARQQFRARFCALEDGRAAERVVRRVFLNEPPESRPAC, encoded by the coding sequence ATGACTCTGATCAGCTTCGTCGTTCCGGCCTTCCGGGTGCAGGGCTACCTGCGCGAGTGCCTGGACTCCATCCTCGGCCAGCCGGTCACCGACATCGAGGTGATCGGGGTCGACGACTGCTCGCCCGACGACAGCGGCGAGATCCTCGCCGAGTACGCGGCCCGCGACCAGCGGGTACAGGCGATCCGGCTGACCGAGAACGTCGGGCTCGGTCCGGCCCGCAACATCGGGCTGGACCGGGCCGTCGGCGAGTACGTCTGGTTCGTCGACGGTGACGACTGGCTGGCGCCGGACTGCCTGGTCGAGGTGGCCGAGCGGCTGCGCGCCGACCGGCCGGACGTGCTGCTGGTCGACCACGTCCGGACGCACTGGAACGACACCGCCACCCGCAGCGCGATGGCCGAGGTGTTCCCGGAGCCGCCCGGCGCGGGGACGTTCCGGCTGCGGGACCGGCCGGAGACCCTGCACCTGCTGCACACCGCCTGGAACCGGCTGGTCCGCCGGCGGTTCCTGGTCGAGCTGGGGCTGCGCTTCGCGCCCGGCTGGTACGAGGACGTCTCGTTCAGCTACCCGGTGCTGATGGCCGCCGAGCGGATCGCCGTGCTGGACCGGGTCTGCGTCAACTACCGGCAGCGGCGGGCCGGTGCGATCACCCGGACCCGGGGCGACCGGCACTTCGAGGTCTTCGAGCAGTGGCACCGGGTGTTCCGGCTGATGGACTCCTGGGGGCCGGCGGTCGACGAGCTGCGCCCGGCGGTCTTCGAGCGGATGATCTGGCACTACCTGACCGTGCTCGGCAACGGCCAGCGGATCGCCCCGGAGCTGCGTCCCGGCTTCTTCCGTCAGATCACCGCCGACTACGCCCGCTGGGTCCCGCCCGACGGCCGGCCGGCCCCGGCCGGGGTGGAGGGGCTCAAGTACCGGCTGGTGGCGGCCGGGCGGTGGCGGACCTTCAGCGCGTTGCGGACCGCCAGCCAGGCCCGGGACGCGGCCCGGCGGACGGCTCGGGGCACGAAGCGGCGGGTCGCGCCGGCGGCCCGGCATAGCGCCCGGACGGCCCGGGACGCGATGCTGCGCGGGTACTACCGGGCCGAGCTGCAGCGGCCGGTCGAGGAGACGCTGGCCGTGTACGCGGCCTACTGGTACCGCGGCTACGCCTGCAACCCGGCGGCCGTCTACGAGGCGGCCCGGCGGCTGGCGCCGCAGGTGCGCGGGGTGTGGATCGTCCGTCGGGACCGGGTGCACACGCTCCCCGAGGGCGTCGAGTACGTGGTCGCCGGCACCCCCGCGTACCACCGGGTGCTGGCCCGGGCGCGCTGGCTGGTGAACAACGTCAACTTCCCGGACTTCGTCCGGAAGCGACCGGAGCAGGTGCACCTGCAGACCCACCACGGCACGCCGGTCAAGGTGATGGGGCTCGACCAGCAGCGCTACCCGCTCGGCGCGGGCGGGATGGACTTCGCCGGGCTGCTGCGCCGGGTGGACCGCTGGGACTACAGCGTCAGCTCGAACAGCTTCTCCACCCAGATGTGGGAGCGCGCCTACCCGGCCGCGTACACCACCCTGGAGGTCGGCTACCCGCGCAACGACCGGCTGGTCACCGCCACCGCCGAGGAGGTGCGGCGGGTCCGCGCCGACCTCGGTCTCGGCGACGGCGAGCGGGTGGTGCTCTACGCGCCGACGCACCGGGAGCACCTGCCCGGCTACCGGCCGCCGTTCGACCCGGACCGGTTCCTCGACGTGCTCAGCCCGACCGGCCGGCTGCTGATGCGCAGCCACTACTTCCACGACCGGGACCGGCGGGCCCGGCGGCCGGTGTACCGGGACCGGATCCGCGACGTCAGCGCCCACCCCCGGGTGGAGGACCTCTACCTCGCCGCCGACGTGCTGGTCACCGACTATTCGTCGGCGATGTTCGACTACGCCGTGCTGGACCGGCCGATCGTCGTCTACGCCCCGGACTGGGACGCGTACCGGCTGGCCCGCGGCGTCTACTTCGACGTGACCGCGGAGCCGCCGGGGGCGGTCGCGCGCACCTTCGCCGACCTGCTCGACCTGTTCCGCTCCGGCGAGTACGGCTCGGACGCCGCCGGCAAGGCCCGCCAGCAGTTCCGCGCCCGGTTCTGTGCGCTGGAGGACGGCCGCGCCGCCGAGCGGGTGGTCCGCCGGGTGTTCCTCAACGAGCCGCCGGAGAGCCGTCCGGCCTGCTGA